Proteins found in one Quercus robur chromosome 2, dhQueRobu3.1, whole genome shotgun sequence genomic segment:
- the LOC126696086 gene encoding uncharacterized protein LOC126696086, with protein sequence MKPKFHNLWMVTVYKGPHTCIRTGVQNDGRMMSCKFIADDILKKLCEDHTTPIKHLRSMIESKYEGQKPSYYKVWDAKQKAIGKMFGNWEESYQRLQKLLMAYIDQDPTTQVFYRTTFTGEDDTVFLNYVFWSFGPSIDGFKYCKPVISIDGTHLYGKYQGKLLVAMATDANNKVFPLAFAIVDSESGSSWRWFLQCLRDAIGRVIPNEGICIISERHLGIKNAIANWPRRDDGRALVFHRYCLRHVASNFNTHFQNSTLKSAALKAGYASQAVKFYTIMETIKQAEIEAIRNKKKLTGKDGKEKNQDYLPYTYLMGESVDMWT encoded by the coding sequence ATGAAGCCCAAGTTCCATAATCTATGGATGGTCACCGTGTACAAGGGTCCTCACACGTGTATACGGACTGGGGTGCAAAATGATGGTAGAATGATGAGTTGTAAATTTATTGCAGATGACATCCTTAAGAAGTTATGTGAGGATCACACTACCCCAATTAAGCATCTCAGATCTATGATAGAATCGAAATATGAGGGACAAAAGCCTTCTTACTACAAGGTATGGGATGCGAAACAAAAGGCGATTGGGAAGATGTTTGGGAATTGGGAAGAGTCTTATCAAAGGCTGCAAAAGTTGCTAATGGCATATATTGATCAGGATCCGACTACCCAGGTGTTCTATCGTACCACATTCACCGGTGAAGATGACACagtatttttgaattatgtgtTTTGGTCTTTCGGTCCAAGCATTGATGGATTCAAATATTGCAAGCCGGTTATCAGTATTGATGGGACCCATCTGTATGGTAAATATCAGGGAAAGTTGTTGGTTGCAATGGCAACCGACGCTAACAACAAGGTATTCCCTCTTGCCTTTGCTATTGTGGATTCTGAGTCAGGGTCTAGTTGGAGGTGGTTTTTACAATGCCTCAGAGATGCGATTGGCCGCGTGATACCTAACGAAGGCATTTGCATAATTTCTGAGCGACATCTCGGTATCAAAAACGCCATTGCAAACTGGCCTAGAAGGGATGATGGAAGAGCACTGGTATTTCATagatattgccttcgacatgttgctagcaactttAACACACATTTTCAGAACTCGACTCTAAAGTCAGCGGCGTTGAAAGCCGGATATGCTAGTCAGGCAGTGAAATTTTATACCATAATGGAGACCATTAAGCAGGCGGAAATTGAGGCCATTAGAAATAAGAAGAAGTTGACGGGGAAGGATGGCAAggaaaagaatcaagattatctTCCATACACATACCTAATGGGCGAGTCTGTGGATATGTGGACTTAG
- the LOC126696096 gene encoding uncharacterized protein LOC126696096: protein MTTNISECFNGVLKGARGLPIAALVEFTWNKLVQYFHDRRKEYLFEFSEGKKWSKYAFSKWDENKRKSEKHYLKPFSNEELIFQIVTQLNTCSAGGGNHSYEVRLQERTCSCGKWQNIGISCSHAIRVCDYLHIDSSTYIHPCYGLNNAINTYEHAFVVPKS from the coding sequence atgacaaccaatataTCAGAGTGCTTCAATGGTGTATTGAAAGGTGCACGGGGCCTTCCTATTGCCGCGTTGGTTGAGTTCACTTGGAACAAACTTGTTCAATATTTCCACGACCGTCGAAAAGAATACCTTTTTGAGTTCTCAGAGGGTAAGAAATGGAGTAAATATGCCTTCTCCAAGTGGGATGAGAATAAGCGTAAATCTGAGAAACATTATCTCAAGCCATTTAGCAATGAAGAGCTGATATTTCAAATAGTTACCCAACTCAACACGTGTAGTGCAGGAGGGGGAAACCACAGTTATGAAGTTCGGTTACAGGAAAGAACATGCAGTTGTGGGAAATGGCAAAACATAGGGATCTCGTGTTCACATGCAATTAGAGTATGTGACTATTTACATATTGATTCGAGCACATATATTCACCCGTGTTATGGTTTGAACAATGCCATTAACACTTATGAGCATGCATTTGTGGTTCCTAAGTCGTAG